The Lolium rigidum isolate FL_2022 chromosome 1, APGP_CSIRO_Lrig_0.1, whole genome shotgun sequence region ggccgtggagcagagccgaggaagaggccgaggaagaggaggaggagcaggagcggggaggaggagcgaggaggaggaggacgaagaggccgatgaggacgacgacgaggaggactcaacttcctccgacgaggaggtgacgagccggaagcgtcgccgcgacgacgatgaggcggggccttctaagaagaagaagaagtagtttagttttaaagtttttatatgtaatttctatgtttattcgaattatattcgaaatatatatataatctatctatgttgcaccacttgagagttcaaagctttcgttcgacgagggcattgccgtagatcgggaagacgagggttttgccgtagatcgggaagacgagggttttgccgtagatcggaggccattgtcgccgacaagttgggtccacgcccgcttttcactcgtccggagtccccgagcgctcccgggggccggggatgtcgtgggatcgccggatggatttaggcccaaatccggacgaaaacgaggaaccgggggcgcgactgggccgaatttcgccgtccggatggaaaaaacgctcgccgggggcctgttcggggggacgagtggagatgctctcaaaaCTGCTGCGCGCGGCTTCCATCCAGCGCGCGGCCCAACGCTAGAGTCTCCACTCGACGCAGATCTCTGAGCTGCTCAGGGGCTTGGCACGGGCACGCGGAGGGAAGGACGCAGGAGGAGGTCGGCCTTCCGCCGCGCGGTGACGCCGAACGCCTCAGTCATGTCGAACCCAGTCATGTCCGGCGCTTCCCAGTCGAAGTGGAGCAGCAGGCTGGCCAGCGGGAGCTCCACGCTGGCAAGGCCGAACGCCATCCCAGGGCACATCCTCCGACCGGCGCCGAACGGCAGGAGCTCGAAATCAGTGCCCCTGAagtccaccgccgccgcgtcgGCGCCGGCCTGGAATCGCTCCGGCCGGAACTCCTCGGTACCGTCGGGCCAGCACCGCTCGTCATGGCCCAGCGCCCAGGCGTTGACAATCACCTGCGTGCCCTTCGGCACGTCGAAGCCCATCACCTGGCATGGCTCCTGGCACTCGCGTGGGAGTAGCAGCGGCGCCGGGCCGTGCATACGGAGCGTCTCCCGTATGACGAGGTGCAGATACGGCACCTCTCCGAGCCTATCCTCGATCACCATGCCGCCGGCCTTAAAGGCTCGGCGCACCTCGGCCGTCACCTTCTTCATCACCCTTGGGTTCTTGACCAGCTCCGCCATGGCCCATTCCAACGTTGTTGCCGATGTCTCGCTGCCGGCGGCGAAGAGATCCTGTCGGTAGTGCTtgtcaaataatttttttgtagtGTAGGGAGTATGAAAAAGAGAGATGATTTGCACTACTACCTCTATACCATAAAAAGATATCGTAAATTCGTCTAAATTGAAATGTATCTAAACACCCGGTAGTACATAATccgtagatacatctaaatttaaataaatcttcAATATTATTTAATTGATGGAGGAttttatggatggaggaagtacatACGAAGATGACGGCTTCGACTGCGACCATGTCGATCTCACCATCCTTGTGTATTTTGAGCAGCACGTCAAgcatgtcctcgtcttcttcgcccTGCTTATTCCTGTCGAGATGCTCCTGGATAACGCCCCTGATGATACCGTACACCAGGGCGTGGTTCTCCTCGGCGCGGCGCAGGGTGCCGCTGAAGCGTCTGACGAGCCATGACGACGGCCACAGGTCCACGGGGTTAAACCCCGTCGCGAGCCCAACGAGGTTGTCGAGCTCTCGCAGGAACAGCTCACGCTGCTTGCACCGGTCGCCCATGACGGCGCGGAACGTGGTGTCGGAGACGACCGTGGACAGCCGGGCGCGCATATCCACCTGGcagccggccgcggcggcggaccCGACCTCACGCAGCATGGCCGCCACTTCCTCCTCGCGGATGGCGCGGAAGGAGGCGACGCGGCGCGCCACGAGGAGCTCCGTGACGGCGATCTTCCGGAGGTGGCGCCAGTACTCGCCGTACGGCGCAAAGATGATGTCTCGCCCGCCGCAGGTCACTACGCTCATGGTGGGCGTCAGCGGCCGCGTCGCGAACGCCAGGTCCTGGATCTTCATCACCTCGCGGGCTGCCTCCGGGGACGACAGCACCAGCGTGGGCACCTCGCCCAGACGGAGGAGCATCACCGGCCCGTGGCGCTGCGCGAGCTTGCGCAGGGCACGGTGAGGAAGCTGCCCGGCCAGGTGGTGCAGGCTGCCAATGAACGGCAGCTGCCACGGACCTGGCGGGAGCCGCAACCTATTGTACTGATACTAGATTTAggggtgcgccttggcgcaccatCCCGTGGAGCTTCTGCCGATGCATCGATGTACATTTTGTATAACGATGATAAAATTAGATGCGAAAATTATAATGGGTTTATTAGGTTTTACAACACAAAATCGATAGGATGAATTTATGATAATACACACCAAATGGGAAGATTCTTGAGCATGCTACGTTAATCTTAAACCCTATTTTAGTTGCCGTTTCGGTAGCAATTGCAGAAAACCTGTTTGAAGTTAGTATATTGTACGATGATCGGTACAAAGGACGCTGAGATGCCTCGATTCGAGTAGAAGATATTTGTAAAATGCGATGGATAATGTAAGTGAGGACCCTAATAAACTTAGTGGTGCTATGACATATTTTTTACATATTTCTGAGTAGGTAAGCCCAGCTGGGCAGAGCCAAACGACGATGTTACACGGGCAATAGCTAATGGTACACTAACGCCTTTTGGGTAGACATAGCACTATTTGCTTGTCTTTATTGTTCTGtcgaagaagaggatgaggatgatctcCTTTCTTGGTACTGGGAGGGCGAGGACTACTTCGGGGATGGCCTTGTTCCTGGTGGTTGGGGCAAGTATTGCCGGTTGTCCAAGCGGAGTGGCTCCAGCTGGTTATCGGAGAGGAGGCCGGAGGGGACCTACTGCTATGTGTCGTCGTCAGGGCGGACTGGTGGAGGTCGGAAAGGAGATGCATCTCTGCTCGTTGTCAAAGAGGGCGCTGAGGCGCTGGGGGGACCTGCGGCTCCATCTCGTTAGCAAAGTGGGCTCCGGATGGGAGCTGCAAAGGAAGGAGAAATCAGAGTGAGCGCAAGGTCAAACTGTAGCGGAGAGAGGGGAATTGGAGGACAATACACTTGTTTTTCTTGTGTCGACACTGCTATTCCTCGGTTACCACTGCTATTTCTGCTTCAACGGCACAAAATGTGGAGGAGGGTGTGTATGCTAGAGGTGAGAGGCGGAAATTGCAGTGCGGTAATGGACAGAACAACTCCACCAAATGCTAGCTGGTAGAAACTGGTATGTTCCTCTCCTCTTCCATGTGAGATTGATGTGAAGTAGTTCATGCCGGAGTTTAGAAATATAAATTGTGGACATCACATAAATTCTCTTCCTAGTTACTATTAGTACCGAAGTTTCATTTTAGTTGGCAGGTAGATAAAAGAAGTTAGCGAATTGCAGGGAGAACAAATTTTACAGACACATAAATCACTTCTATGCGAATACATGAGAGTGCGAGAATGCAGATGTGCATGATGCTCTTACTTCTACATGGGATACAAGGAGAAATGACAAATTATGAATGAATCGCCAAATTTATAACATGTGTACCAACAAGTATACATGTTATGTTTCCAATAATTTGGACAAAAGGAATTGAATACAAAAAAAACTCACCGCTAGGCATGTATGCATCAAGTATGCatgatatgatgagaaaaaggggACCAAATTGTTTCTTGTTCGGTTGCTAGCTAGTAACACCCTAAGAAAGGCTTTATCAAGACCAAAGTAACAACTAGCAGCTTTCATAGCAAATAGTAGCAAACTTAGACCaatagcaaaaaaaaatcatagtGGCCTACCATAAAGACTAGCATAATAACATCTATCAGCTAGGCCTAGATGTAAATGCAGCCATAGTATCACACAGCTACTAGAGGAAAAAATGAGAGAAATCCAACATCTTACCTATAACTCGGACACGAAAAAGAGGCCATTTGAAAAGTTTCCCATGCTTGGTATTCTTGAAGCCAAAGTTGCCAACATTCACCTGAGGAAAGACACAATTTAACTTCCATACAAAAAACATATAGCCAGAACAATAGTCTCGAGAGTAAAGTTCGACAATTGATAGTAATAATGTTGTTACtgttgtaaacaacaagaagaaggaaaggaaatgccATGTACGATGTGAAAAGGTATTTGGGGATACTTGCCATTCCTGAGGACTGGCAAATGTGAGCGAGTTCACAACAGAATCCGGTAGCAACACTATCTTGCACGTTTCGAAGCAAAAGTGACGCGAATGTAGCTCCTGACTTTACCACGATTGACCATTTTCTACATATGGACAAATAAAAAAGAACAGTAGGCCTTGAGAACATAATGCCTATATTTGTGACACGATAGACAGAGGCCAATATTGTTGCATTATTAAAGCTGTtcgatgtagtagtattattaccTTGTTCATCATGTTCCACTGGCCAACACTAGGCAGGCAATCCTTCGCTCTACCGGTCTTGCTGTACTTAAGCTACACATTTTCAAAAAGAATAGGACAAGTCACTAAAGGTGGTACATTGACTTACGTAGTGTGCTTAGGTATAACACTTTTCATAAAACATGATTACTTGTAGAGAAGGGACAATAGCACGAGATAAAAAACTTCAACATACATTGTCTCAACATGATTGAGGTACTTCCACTTACCTGAGAAGCAGGTAAAACCCATGCCTCAACCGTGCAAGCCTCTCACTGATCTTGATGCCAAACTCTTTTGTGTAAGGATCAGCGTggtaatagtattgattcatcatCTGTAGACACGCACAAAAAAAATTGTGTTTTGCATAAGCATTTGAACTTGTTCTCTTGCATATAACTCCAACAATGATGTAATAAGAATAAATCCTATATATACTTGAAGTAGGTCAAGGTCCGGATCATGTGGGCACTCACATGTCTCCTCCAAATGAGCTCTTATCTAACTCTGGTTAAGTCTACCGGAGTATCTCTGTCCCTTCCACTTTTGCGGACCTGAATAAACTCAGATTTCAGCACGTGTCAATAAATAGTTGCAGACCTTCATTACATAAAAGAAAAGGGGACATATTTTAGTACTAGTACACCTCCATGAGGAGATAATTCAGACGCTTCTGATAGCTAACTTCTAGACATGGGAGGTAGGTATGCTAGATAGCAAGCGAAGCAATATGTCTCCTGGAAGTATTGGACCCACCCTTGATCGACAGAGAAATTGTTGCAAAAGAAGATCATTTCTTAGGAAAATAAGATTAGTGTACCATATGATTTTAAATCTGCATGAATGTAAAATAAAAGGGAAATTGGAATAGTTCATGCTGAATAGTACCATATGCTTTTCAGAATGACTTTACAGAAGAATTCTTTGATGAAAATTGTTACAGCATGATCAAACTTTATGACATAATCTACACGCAGTAAGTGCGATCAAACACTACTGAAGCATGATCAAATCCCAAGGTTTAGGAGGCAAAATATAAAATTCTCATACAGATCTGGACATAAAAATTTCCAATATTTTGCTAGCATACAAGCAAGTCTAGTAGCGCTACGTCATTACAAGCTAgaagatatgtagacaacaagacggTGGTCCAATTATgaaatttcgaatctgaacaaCAAAATTGCAATCCTAGATCACATCTCGGACACCACCAGAACCTACAGCGGAGCCGTCTTGCAAGATTGGTTATTTCTACCACCTTGCAGCGTTCTGCAAGATGGGTTCGTCCTGCTGAAGACGAGGGGCGAGAGAGGTCTCACCAGCTATGCCATGTTTCCTGCGGACGAGCACGCTGGAGGGGACGAACGGGGCGGGTCCGAGTCGGTGCTTCTTGGGCGGAGTTGCCTCACGGAGGAGGACACGATGCCAGGAGGGCTCCGCGTCTCccggccaccggcggcagcaaatTCTGGTGGCCTTCCTCAACCACGGACGCACGCCGGCAGACGAGCTCGACGGAGCGCCGCGTGTCTTGCTAGTGACGCACGCGCGCTCCGGCGAGCAAAGCCGCCGTGGTTCGACGACCGCGCGAGGCCGAGACCTATCATCCTCGCTGCTGGTCTGCTACGGTGTGCGATTGGACTATGAAGGCTTGTGTGGATGCGGCGCTGGCGAGGGAATCAACCGGGAGCAGGGGCAGGAcgtgcggcggcgggtggggaGCGGCGGCGATCGAGGGGCAGCAGCTACTTAAATGGGGATGTTGGGTGATTTTGGCTGGGTGGATACGGGTATTGAGGAGGCTGTTTCTTCACTCGAGGTCGAGGGGACTGGCTGTTTCGCGAGGCGTCAGTGCATTCATTTTAGCCTGGTGAATTTTTTGCAAGCTTCGTTATTTACGGCGGCAGACTCGTACAGCTATCTACAAGCGAAAGGTATACATGCAATGCAAGTAAGTTCGTGGCTTTTTTTAGTCGTGATAAAATGTTGCAATGCAAGGTAATATCTACGGGTACTGAGGAGTATGCAATATGTGCTTttacttttcatttttttatgtCAATCAAATATGAAGTATATGTCAAAagaattatatcattggaaaggttTTTTGAATATGTATCTAATGGTAtatatagattttgtagacatataattcatattttgttgaccaaaataatggttaaagTTTATCTTAAACTGTGTGCGCGCCTGTTAAATCCATCGTGGTTGATATGGATATCAAGTTGCTTAATTCTGTGCCGGTTATCATTGCAACATTTTGAAACAACAACCGTTTTATTCAAATGTCACGGTAATCAATGATTAGTGAATTTTCATTTAAACATATTTAATGTAGATTAGATTATCTAAAACATTAATTTGGGCACGGGTACGTTATTTAATCTACTGCTAGAAG contains the following coding sequences:
- the LOC124680172 gene encoding desmethyl-deoxy-podophyllotoxin synthase-like → MLLRLGEVPTLVLSSPEAAREVMKIQDLAFATRPLTPTMSVVTCGGRDIIFAPYGEYWRHLRKIAVTELLVARRVASFRAIREEEVAAMLREVGSAAAAGCQVDMRARLSTVVSDTTFRAVMGDRCKQRELFLRELDNLVGLATGFNPVDLWPSSWLVRRFSGTLRRAEENHALVYGIIRGVIQEHLDRNKQGEEDEDMLDVLLKIHKDGEIDMVAVEAVIFDLFAAGSETSATTLEWAMAELVKNPRVMKKVTAEVRRAFKAGGMVIEDRLGEVPYLHLVIRETLRMHGPAPLLLPRECQEPCQVMGFDVPKGTQVIVNAWALGHDERCWPDGTEEFRPERFQAGADAAAVDFRGTDFELLPFGAGRRMCPGMAFGLASVELPLASLLLHFDWEAPDMTGFDMTEAFGVTARRKADLLLRPSLRVPVPSP